One Haladaptatus paucihalophilus DX253 genomic window, TCATTACGTTTCCAGATGCGACCAGCGCGTTGTTGTTGAGCATTCCGGGATAGGCCGGGCAGTCGAACACGATGTAGTCGTATCGCTCCCCGAGAAGCGGATCGACGATTTTCGTTTTAACCCGTGCGGACCCCTGAAGTGCACCTGCAAGGTCTTTTTCGACGTCTTCGAGCGAATCCGAGGATGGGAGGAGGTCGAAACCGAAATCGGTCTCCTGAACGAGGTCGGCGGCGGTCGCATTGCCGTGGTCGAGGATGACATCGCCGAGGTTGGTCTCACCTCGGTAGACATCACCGAAGCCGAGACCGTTGGTTGCGTGGCCGTTTGGATCGAGATCGGCAAACAACACTCGGCCACGCTCTGTCAGTTGGCGTGCAAGATTCATCGAAATCGTTGATTTGCCGACGCCGCCTTTCAAGATGACTACGCTCACAGCGCGTGGAGTGTCTACGTTAGCTACCATTGTGTCCCCGGCCGCCGGAATGTCGTTTTTAATA contains:
- a CDS encoding ParA family protein, with the translated sequence MVANVDTPRAVSVVILKGGVGKSTISMNLARQLTERGRVLFADLDPNGHATNGLGFGDVYRGETNLGDVILDHGNATAADLVQETDFGFDLLPSSDSLEDVEKDLAGALQGSARVKTKIVDPLLGERYDYIVFDCPAYPGMLNNNALVASGNVMIPLEPGSSSIGGYKRTMERLITPSREYIDIDVLALVPNKLRERIDQRTEDRELLENLNTAEATEGKVPNFARITVDEFEAIDEGEIQPPKPGIRYSASLSKSLKEHQPLLDYDPENSQLENFEELASIVVNGGVER